One stretch of Methylopila sp. 73B DNA includes these proteins:
- a CDS encoding AI-2E family transporter, whose translation MAETSDTQGRGFAPASPLVTVACAAIIGCIVVGVLYVGRDLLIPLALALLLSFVLSPLVGRAKKLGAPRTPAVIVVALSAFLLLFGLSAIIAGQVGQLAADLPQYQSTMRQKAQSVREITGGSRTLERAAELLQSLGQELNAPAAGGRTLGPDGKPIEAERKPDQPLPVEIHSPPPTPLQNLQAILEPLIHPLATTGIVLIFVIFILLQREDLRNRLMSLAGAHDIQRTTAALDDAAKRLSRLLLTQLAINIAFGVGIGCGLALIGVPSAALWGILAAVLRFVPYIGAIISAIFPLVLAAAVDPGWSMLIWTAVLFAVVEPIVGHVVEPLAYGRSTGLSPVAVVVAATFWTALWGPIGLVLATPLTVCLVVLGRHVQALRFLDVMFGDRPSLSPPELFYQRMLVGDPAEAAEKAEEFLRERSLSAYYEEVALPGLMLASRDALSGALDERRIATVRAAADELVEDLDEWDDADPEPPVDPTQDMESVDAVERADASASAAALPDASPARALKVRCVGARGAIDQAAAGVVRQVLEKHGMAAALEADDFLSTTSVVELDGPERTVIFLASLAPSEAHLRLAVRRIRRRAPGATVVLGCWSIEGEAGETAMRRAGADAVGRSLPEVVALCLAAGEPQPETGVAEGPVLAAVT comes from the coding sequence ATGGCGGAGACTTCCGACACGCAGGGGCGGGGCTTCGCTCCGGCGAGCCCGCTGGTCACGGTGGCCTGCGCGGCCATCATCGGCTGCATCGTCGTGGGCGTGCTCTACGTCGGACGCGACCTGCTGATCCCGCTCGCGCTCGCGCTGCTGCTGAGCTTCGTGCTGTCGCCGCTGGTCGGCCGGGCGAAGAAGCTCGGCGCGCCGCGCACGCCCGCGGTGATCGTGGTGGCGCTGTCGGCCTTCCTGCTGCTGTTCGGCCTGTCCGCGATCATCGCGGGGCAGGTGGGGCAGCTCGCGGCGGACCTGCCGCAGTACCAGTCCACCATGCGGCAGAAGGCGCAGTCGGTCCGCGAGATCACCGGCGGCAGCCGCACGCTGGAGCGCGCCGCGGAGCTGCTGCAGAGCCTGGGCCAGGAGCTGAACGCCCCCGCCGCCGGCGGCCGCACGCTCGGGCCGGACGGCAAGCCGATCGAGGCCGAGCGCAAGCCGGACCAGCCGCTGCCGGTCGAGATCCACTCGCCGCCGCCGACGCCGCTGCAGAACCTGCAGGCGATCCTGGAGCCGCTGATCCATCCGTTGGCTACCACCGGCATCGTGCTGATCTTCGTGATCTTTATTCTGCTGCAGCGGGAGGACCTGCGGAACCGGCTGATGAGCCTCGCCGGCGCCCACGACATCCAGCGCACCACCGCCGCGCTCGACGACGCCGCGAAGCGTCTCAGCCGGCTGCTGCTGACCCAGCTCGCGATCAACATCGCCTTCGGCGTCGGCATCGGCTGCGGGCTGGCGCTGATCGGCGTGCCGAGCGCGGCGCTGTGGGGCATCCTGGCCGCAGTGCTGCGCTTCGTGCCCTACATCGGCGCGATCATCTCGGCGATCTTCCCGCTGGTGCTCGCCGCCGCGGTCGATCCAGGCTGGAGCATGCTGATCTGGACCGCCGTGCTGTTCGCCGTGGTCGAGCCCATCGTCGGCCACGTCGTCGAGCCGCTGGCCTATGGCCGCAGCACGGGGCTCTCCCCTGTCGCGGTGGTGGTCGCCGCGACGTTCTGGACGGCGCTGTGGGGCCCGATCGGCCTGGTGCTCGCGACGCCGCTGACGGTCTGCCTCGTCGTGCTCGGCCGCCATGTGCAGGCGCTGCGCTTCCTCGACGTGATGTTCGGCGACCGGCCGTCGCTGTCGCCGCCCGAGCTGTTCTACCAGCGCATGCTGGTGGGCGATCCGGCGGAGGCGGCGGAGAAGGCCGAGGAGTTCCTGCGCGAGCGCTCGCTCTCGGCCTATTACGAGGAGGTCGCGCTGCCGGGCCTGATGCTGGCGAGCCGGGACGCGCTGAGCGGCGCGCTCGACGAGCGCCGCATCGCGACGGTGCGGGCGGCGGCGGACGAGCTGGTCGAGGATCTCGACGAGTGGGACGACGCGGACCCGGAGCCGCCGGTCGACCCCACGCAGGACATGGAGTCGGTCGACGCGGTGGAGCGCGCGGACGCCTCCGCCTCCGCCGCGGCCCTCCCGGACGCGAGCCCCGCCCGCGCGCTGAAGGTGCGCTGCGTCGGCGCCCGCGGGGCGATCGACCAGGCCGCGGCCGGCGTCGTGCGGCAGGTGCTCGAGAAGCACGGCATGGCCGCGGCGCTCGAGGCCGACGACTTCCTGTCGACGACCAGCGTGGTCGAGCTCGACGGGCCGGAGCGCACAGTGATCTTCCTCGCGTCGCTCGCGCCGAGCGAGGCGCATCTGCGGCTCGCGGTGCGCCGCATCCGCCGGCGCGCGCCGGGCGCGACGGTCGTGCTCGGCTGCTGGAGCATCGAGGGCGAGGCGGGCGAAACCGCCATGCGCCGGGCCGGCGCCGACGCCGTCGGCCGCAGCCTGCCCGAGGTCGTCGCGCTCTGCCTCGCGGCCGGCGAGCCCCAGCCGGAGACGGGCGTCGCGGAAGGACCGGTTCTCGCCGCCGTAACGTGA
- the msrB gene encoding peptide-methionine (R)-S-oxide reductase MsrB: protein MLDEVYEVTRTDEEWRALLSPEQYQVMRRHGTERPGSCSLLREKRPGVFACVGCGQPLFRSGEKFESGTGWPSFDAPIDGALGETVDRSYGMTRTEVHCGRCGSHMGHVFPDGPPPTGLRYCINGVALAFEPD from the coding sequence ATGCTGGACGAGGTCTACGAGGTCACCCGCACCGACGAGGAATGGCGCGCGCTGCTCAGCCCCGAGCAGTACCAGGTGATGCGCCGCCACGGCACCGAGCGGCCCGGCAGCTGTTCGCTGCTGCGCGAGAAGCGCCCCGGCGTCTTCGCCTGCGTGGGCTGCGGGCAGCCGCTGTTCCGCTCGGGCGAGAAGTTCGAGAGCGGCACGGGCTGGCCGAGCTTCGACGCGCCGATCGACGGCGCGCTGGGCGAGACGGTCGACCGCAGCTACGGCATGACGCGCACCGAGGTGCACTGCGGCCGCTGCGGCAGCCACATGGGCCACGTCTTCCCCGACGGCCCGCCGCCGACCGGCCTGCGCTACTGCATCAACGGCGTCGCGCTGGCGTTCGAGCCGGATTGA
- a CDS encoding rhomboid family intramembrane serine protease: protein MDLLPILPIVVGLWCVAFLVRAVAVARRGGPFATGWAVKATLALLGVGAAVALGSETALYGVSAGWALLLVVPALAAQGQARELAGLRFERARVYAEIVRLLHPIDGWRGAPDLMRALARAQAGDVSVVPELRRRLAADDLPAGARPYVWGEIARLTGDWDGLLALRGPTHPATAGLRLRALGETGRLVGLADEHARLEEPDPFADLMLFAFSGRKRGVAALIGGAPFAALSPSAKDFWRATAAIVADPGDAAARALVQASAAGPQRDALVARRLGGRLGARAALDPETSAAIDRLEHDVVTAMAATAPAVRRRPIVTAMLIAANVAAFGAEIVVGGWGGPTDLDTLYQLGALWPPSVLEDGEWWRLGSAMFLHFGALHLALNMLALALFGRRVELRVGPWRMAALYALAGLGSMAGVLALGAFRGAEPDLLVGASGAIFGVVGAFGALLVTDVREGRRGARRRLIELGAIVALQIAFDALTPEISMSAHAFGFVLGLVAGLALSGVTRRRS, encoded by the coding sequence ATGGATCTGCTGCCGATCCTGCCGATCGTCGTCGGGCTGTGGTGCGTGGCCTTTCTCGTCCGCGCCGTCGCGGTCGCCCGACGCGGCGGCCCGTTCGCGACGGGGTGGGCGGTGAAGGCGACGCTGGCGCTGCTCGGCGTCGGCGCGGCCGTGGCGCTGGGGTCCGAGACGGCGCTCTACGGCGTTTCCGCGGGCTGGGCGCTGCTGCTCGTCGTTCCGGCGCTCGCCGCGCAGGGGCAGGCGCGCGAGCTCGCCGGTCTGCGGTTCGAGCGCGCCCGCGTTTACGCTGAGATCGTCCGCCTGCTGCATCCCATCGACGGCTGGCGCGGCGCGCCGGACCTGATGCGCGCGCTCGCACGGGCGCAGGCGGGCGACGTGTCCGTCGTCCCCGAACTCCGGCGAAGGCTCGCGGCGGACGACCTTCCCGCCGGCGCCCGGCCCTATGTCTGGGGCGAGATCGCGCGGCTGACCGGGGATTGGGACGGGCTGCTCGCCCTGCGCGGCCCAACTCATCCGGCGACGGCGGGTCTTCGGCTGCGGGCGCTCGGCGAGACCGGCCGCCTCGTGGGGCTGGCGGATGAGCACGCCCGGCTGGAGGAGCCGGACCCCTTCGCCGATCTCATGCTGTTCGCCTTCTCCGGGCGCAAGCGCGGCGTCGCGGCCCTGATCGGCGGCGCGCCCTTTGCGGCGTTGAGCCCGAGCGCCAAGGACTTCTGGCGCGCGACGGCTGCGATCGTCGCCGACCCCGGCGACGCCGCGGCGCGCGCGCTGGTGCAGGCGAGCGCGGCGGGGCCGCAAAGGGACGCGTTGGTCGCCCGCAGGCTCGGGGGCCGGCTCGGCGCGCGCGCGGCGCTCGACCCCGAGACCTCGGCCGCGATCGACCGTCTCGAGCACGACGTCGTCACGGCGATGGCTGCGACGGCTCCCGCCGTCAGGCGCAGGCCGATCGTCACGGCGATGCTGATCGCGGCCAACGTCGCGGCCTTCGGCGCGGAGATCGTGGTCGGCGGCTGGGGCGGGCCGACCGACCTCGACACGCTGTACCAGCTCGGCGCGCTCTGGCCGCCCTCCGTGCTGGAGGACGGCGAGTGGTGGCGGCTCGGCTCCGCCATGTTCCTGCACTTCGGCGCGCTGCACCTCGCCCTGAACATGCTGGCGCTCGCCCTCTTCGGGCGTCGGGTCGAGCTGAGGGTCGGGCCCTGGCGCATGGCCGCGCTCTACGCGCTGGCCGGCCTCGGCTCCATGGCGGGCGTGCTCGCGCTCGGCGCGTTCCGCGGCGCGGAGCCGGATCTGCTCGTCGGCGCGTCCGGCGCGATCTTCGGCGTGGTCGGCGCCTTCGGCGCGCTGCTGGTCACGGACGTCCGCGAGGGCCGGCGCGGCGCCCGCCGGAGGCTGATCGAACTCGGCGCCATCGTCGCGCTCCAGATCGCGTTCGACGCGCTGACGCCCGAGATCAGCATGTCCGCCCACGCCTTCGGCTTCGTCCTCGGCCTCGTCGCCGGGCTGGCGCTTTCCGGCGTCACTCGCCGACGTAGCTGA
- a CDS encoding PQQ-dependent sugar dehydrogenase: MSVSLPEPGLMAARARRSCAHLQGRATARSCAWRWASAKLASRATGRRFGDGGRRRRTAIATLDPIRRLAAAALLLVAALSPAAAAEDFWAIGRPPSESPRRLAPPSVFPAATPADELPTPKLRAPPGFKVETFASDVLDARMLREGPRGTVFVSSLFVANRVYALVKTPAGGRAVHVVLDDTPLPNGIEVAGGALYVATPRKILRFDAIEDRIDRPGEPRVVYDAFPAEAPNSWKAVKVGPDGKLYVTVGSPCNVCRPDDAHGRILRMNLDGTGVETVARGIRFSVGFDFDPTTGDLWFTDNQRDGLTNPEPSDELNHVTRLGQDFGFPYCHSGLLPDPAFGARRSCAEFTAPEALLGPHAAPLGMRFYRGTAFPEKYRNAIFVARHGPWNRARKQADVVAVLRDGMGRVTGVESFLSGFVQNDEYVGRPVDVQPLSDGSLLVSDDHNGAVYRVSYVGE; encoded by the coding sequence ATGTCCGTTTCACTCCCTGAGCCGGGCCTTATGGCGGCCCGTGCGCGGCGATCCTGCGCTCACCTTCAAGGCCGCGCAACCGCCAGGAGTTGCGCTTGGCGATGGGCCTCGGCGAAGCTAGCGTCGCGCGCGACAGGCCGCCGCTTCGGAGACGGCGGCCGCAGGAGACGGACCGCCATAGCGACGCTCGACCCTATCCGCCGCCTCGCCGCGGCCGCCCTGCTTCTGGTCGCTGCCCTGTCGCCGGCCGCCGCCGCGGAGGACTTCTGGGCGATCGGCCGGCCGCCGTCCGAAAGCCCGCGCCGGCTCGCGCCGCCCTCGGTGTTTCCGGCGGCGACGCCCGCGGACGAGCTGCCGACCCCGAAGCTCAGGGCGCCGCCCGGCTTTAAGGTCGAGACCTTCGCGAGCGACGTGCTGGACGCCCGCATGCTGCGGGAGGGTCCGCGCGGCACGGTCTTCGTCTCCTCGCTGTTCGTGGCGAACCGCGTCTACGCGCTGGTGAAGACGCCCGCCGGCGGACGGGCCGTCCATGTCGTGCTCGACGACACGCCGCTGCCGAACGGGATTGAAGTCGCCGGTGGCGCGCTCTACGTCGCGACCCCGCGCAAGATCCTGCGCTTCGACGCGATCGAAGACCGGATCGACCGACCCGGCGAACCGAGGGTGGTCTACGACGCGTTTCCGGCCGAGGCGCCGAACAGCTGGAAGGCGGTGAAGGTCGGCCCGGACGGCAAGCTCTACGTGACGGTCGGATCGCCCTGCAACGTGTGCCGGCCCGACGACGCGCACGGCCGGATCCTCCGCATGAACCTCGACGGGACCGGCGTGGAGACGGTCGCCCGCGGCATCAGGTTTTCCGTGGGGTTCGATTTCGATCCGACGACCGGCGACCTCTGGTTCACCGACAACCAGCGCGACGGCCTGACCAACCCCGAGCCGTCGGACGAGCTCAACCACGTGACGCGCCTCGGCCAGGACTTCGGCTTCCCCTATTGCCACTCCGGCCTGCTGCCGGACCCGGCCTTCGGCGCCAGGCGCTCCTGCGCCGAATTCACCGCGCCTGAGGCGCTGCTCGGCCCTCACGCCGCGCCGCTCGGCATGCGGTTTTACCGGGGGACGGCGTTCCCGGAGAAGTATCGCAACGCCATCTTCGTCGCGCGCCACGGTCCCTGGAACCGGGCGCGCAAGCAGGCCGACGTGGTCGCCGTGCTGCGCGACGGCATGGGCCGCGTGACGGGGGTCGAGTCGTTCCTCAGCGGCTTCGTGCAGAACGACGAGTACGTGGGCCGCCCGGTCGACGTCCAGCCGCTCTCGGACGGATCGTTGCTCGTTTCCGACGACCACAACGGCGCGGTCTACCGCGTCAGCTACGTCGGCGAGTGA
- a CDS encoding PQQ-dependent sugar dehydrogenase, translating into MGKSRLCAATALALLFSIPAHAADDALDKLGGFRTTGTSLDIPQVEQGGKKAENLKAIAQKIKVPDGFKVELYAVVPDARHMAVGTNVGVVFVGTRKSKAYAVTDRDGDHVADEVKEFAPSLKKSVPNGMCFTKDGFLYVIEHNRALLFPAAEFFYESPDVAVAVIAEQLIPKEDESFNHGARTCAIGPDNKLYITLGQPFNVPAKEKLEGFAEAGIGGIIRMDRDGKNREVFARGIRNSVGLDFNPANGELWFTDNQVDGMGDDIPPGELNRAPKPGMNFGFPWYGGGKIRTVEYKDEEPPADVTFPEVEYTAHAADLGMRFYAAEQFPEKWRGGIFAAEHGSWNRTKPVGGRIMFTSVKADGSADKTEVFAEGWLDPKTGRYLGRPVDVAIALDGSMLVSDDLSGAIWRISYGE; encoded by the coding sequence ATGGGAAAATCGCGTCTTTGCGCCGCGACGGCGCTCGCTCTTTTGTTTTCGATTCCGGCCCATGCGGCCGACGACGCCCTCGACAAGCTTGGCGGGTTCCGCACGACGGGCACGAGCCTCGACATTCCGCAGGTCGAGCAAGGCGGCAAGAAGGCCGAGAACCTCAAAGCCATCGCGCAGAAGATCAAGGTTCCGGACGGCTTCAAGGTGGAGCTCTACGCGGTCGTGCCGGACGCTCGGCACATGGCGGTCGGAACCAACGTCGGCGTCGTCTTCGTCGGCACGCGCAAGTCCAAGGCCTACGCCGTCACCGACCGCGACGGCGACCATGTGGCCGACGAGGTGAAGGAGTTCGCGCCTTCGCTGAAGAAGAGCGTGCCGAACGGCATGTGCTTCACCAAGGACGGCTTCCTCTACGTCATCGAGCACAACCGCGCGTTGCTCTTTCCGGCGGCGGAGTTCTTCTACGAGAGCCCGGACGTCGCTGTGGCGGTGATCGCGGAGCAGCTGATCCCGAAGGAGGACGAGAGCTTCAACCACGGCGCGCGCACCTGCGCGATCGGTCCGGACAACAAGCTCTACATAACGCTCGGCCAGCCGTTCAACGTGCCGGCCAAGGAGAAGCTCGAGGGCTTCGCGGAGGCCGGGATCGGCGGGATCATCCGCATGGACCGCGACGGCAAGAACCGCGAGGTCTTCGCGCGCGGGATCCGCAATTCCGTCGGCCTCGACTTCAACCCGGCGAACGGCGAACTCTGGTTCACCGACAATCAGGTGGACGGCATGGGCGACGACATCCCGCCCGGCGAGCTGAACCGCGCGCCGAAGCCGGGCATGAACTTCGGCTTCCCGTGGTACGGCGGCGGCAAGATCCGCACGGTCGAGTACAAGGACGAGGAACCGCCGGCGGACGTGACCTTCCCGGAGGTGGAGTACACAGCGCATGCGGCCGACCTCGGCATGCGGTTCTATGCGGCGGAGCAGTTTCCGGAGAAGTGGCGCGGCGGGATCTTCGCCGCCGAACACGGCTCCTGGAACCGGACCAAGCCGGTCGGGGGACGGATCATGTTCACCTCGGTGAAGGCCGACGGCTCGGCGGACAAGACCGAGGTCTTCGCCGAAGGCTGGCTCGATCCGAAGACCGGGCGCTATCTCGGCCGCCCTGTGGACGTCGCCATCGCGCTGGACGGGTCGATGCTCGTCTCCGACGACCTGTCGGGCGCGATCTGGCGCATCTCCTACGGCGAGTGA
- a CDS encoding cytochrome c, translating to MRARACLLAGLAVLSLTAAPAFADAAAGKDKAQACAACHGLDGLSQMPNAPHIAGQPEIYLKAQLEAFRSGARVNEMMSVVAKGLTDEDIDDLVAWYSAIEVTAKPPE from the coding sequence ATGCGCGCGCGGGCGTGTCTCCTCGCGGGCCTCGCGGTCCTGTCGCTTACCGCGGCGCCGGCGTTCGCCGACGCCGCGGCGGGAAAGGACAAGGCGCAGGCCTGCGCGGCCTGCCACGGGCTCGACGGTCTGTCGCAGATGCCGAACGCGCCGCACATCGCGGGGCAGCCGGAGATCTACCTCAAGGCGCAGCTCGAGGCGTTCCGGTCCGGCGCGCGGGTGAACGAGATGATGTCGGTGGTCGCCAAGGGCCTCACCGACGAGGACATCGACGACCTCGTCGCCTGGTACTCGGCGATCGAGGTGACGGCGAAGCCGCCGGAGTGA
- a CDS encoding polysaccharide deacetylase family protein → MRLVRLLAVALGLAPFAAQAADVEPRLTIVAPDASARTVALTLDACSGATDHRVLDMLVAEAIPATVFVTHRWIRSNPAGLATLKAHPELFEIENHGENHVPAVTDVSRVFGLKTAGSLEAVRAEVAGGAAAVEAATGVRPRWYRDATARYSPDAVAEIKAQGFSIAGYSLNADMGASLMAPTVARRVAAAKSGDVIIAHINQPGRAAGEGLAAGVRALKAAGARFVLLKDVETQSDDGPETAIAVRKAAPAQPGAAPKKVKTS, encoded by the coding sequence ATGCGCCTGGTCCGCCTGCTCGCCGTCGCCCTTGGCCTCGCGCCCTTCGCCGCGCAGGCGGCCGACGTAGAGCCGCGCCTGACGATCGTCGCGCCGGACGCCTCGGCGCGCACCGTCGCCCTGACGCTCGACGCCTGCTCCGGCGCGACCGACCACCGGGTGCTCGACATGCTGGTGGCCGAGGCCATCCCCGCGACGGTGTTCGTCACCCACCGCTGGATCCGATCGAACCCCGCCGGCCTCGCGACCCTGAAGGCGCATCCCGAGCTGTTCGAGATCGAGAACCACGGCGAGAACCATGTGCCGGCGGTGACCGACGTCTCGCGGGTGTTCGGCCTCAAGACCGCCGGCTCGCTGGAGGCGGTCCGCGCCGAGGTCGCCGGCGGCGCCGCCGCGGTCGAGGCGGCGACGGGCGTGCGCCCGCGGTGGTACCGCGACGCGACCGCCCGCTACAGCCCAGACGCGGTCGCCGAGATCAAGGCGCAGGGGTTTTCGATCGCGGGCTACTCGCTGAACGCCGACATGGGCGCCTCGCTGATGGCGCCGACCGTCGCGCGGCGGGTGGCGGCCGCGAAGTCCGGCGACGTCATCATCGCCCACATCAACCAACCCGGCCGGGCTGCGGGGGAGGGGCTCGCGGCCGGCGTCAGGGCGCTGAAGGCGGCCGGCGCGCGGTTCGTGCTGCTGAAGGACGTCGAGACCCAGTCGGACGACGGCCCGGAGACCGCAATCGCGGTGCGGAAGGCGGCGCCCGCCCAGCCGGGCGCTGCGCCGAAGAAGGTCAAGACGTCCTGA
- a CDS encoding Nramp family divalent metal transporter — protein sequence MTELTERLPDSPFSGWRGRPGEASLAEVNGSVGVRGRTPLRRFLAFVGPGYLVAVGYMDPGNWATSLAGGSQFGYALMAVVVLSSLMAMLLQALCARLGVGAGRDLAQACRDAFPKPVAFALWILAEAAICATDLAEVIGTAIGLNLLFGIPLEIGVVLTALDVFLVLLLQRVGFRWIEAFVIGLLFVIAACFAVQLAMADPDLGAIIRGVAPTSELVNNPAMLYIALGIVGATVMPHNLYLHSSVVQTRGYERTDAGKREAIRYATTDSTIALVFAFVINASILILAAAAFHANGRTEVAELGEAHTLLGPLLGGAIAATAFGVALLCCGLNSTITATLAGQVVMEGFLRIRLAPWLRRLITRAIAITPAIVVTLIYGESGTSQLLVMSQVVLSLQLPFAVIPLVWFTASRSKMGDFVAPRWMSVAAAVTAAIIVALNMKLLYDFASGL from the coding sequence ATGACTGAACTGACCGAGCGCCTGCCCGACTCGCCGTTTTCCGGATGGCGCGGCCGCCCGGGCGAAGCGTCGCTCGCGGAGGTCAACGGCTCGGTCGGCGTGCGCGGGCGCACCCCGCTGCGGCGATTCCTCGCCTTCGTGGGGCCGGGCTACCTCGTCGCCGTCGGCTACATGGACCCCGGCAACTGGGCGACCTCGCTCGCGGGCGGCTCCCAGTTCGGCTATGCGCTGATGGCGGTGGTCGTGCTGTCGAGCCTGATGGCGATGCTGCTGCAGGCGCTGTGCGCCCGGCTCGGCGTCGGCGCGGGCCGCGACCTCGCCCAGGCCTGCCGCGACGCCTTCCCGAAGCCCGTGGCCTTCGCGCTGTGGATCCTGGCCGAGGCCGCGATCTGCGCCACCGACCTCGCCGAGGTCATAGGCACCGCGATCGGCCTCAACCTGCTGTTCGGCATTCCGCTCGAGATCGGCGTGGTGCTCACCGCGCTCGACGTGTTCCTGGTGCTGCTGCTGCAGCGGGTCGGCTTCCGCTGGATCGAGGCCTTCGTCATCGGGCTGCTGTTCGTCATCGCCGCCTGCTTCGCGGTGCAGCTTGCGATGGCCGATCCGGATCTCGGCGCGATCATCCGCGGCGTCGCGCCCACCAGCGAACTCGTGAACAACCCGGCGATGCTCTACATCGCGCTCGGCATCGTCGGCGCGACGGTGATGCCGCACAATCTCTACCTCCACTCCTCGGTGGTGCAGACCCGCGGCTACGAGCGCACCGACGCCGGCAAGCGCGAGGCGATCCGCTACGCGACGACGGACTCGACGATCGCGCTGGTGTTCGCCTTCGTCATCAACGCCTCGATCCTGATCCTCGCCGCGGCCGCCTTCCACGCCAACGGGCGCACGGAAGTGGCGGAGCTGGGCGAGGCGCACACGCTGCTGGGGCCGCTGCTCGGCGGCGCGATCGCCGCCACCGCCTTCGGCGTCGCCCTGCTCTGCTGCGGCCTGAACTCGACCATCACCGCGACGCTCGCGGGCCAGGTGGTGATGGAGGGCTTCCTGCGCATCCGGCTCGCGCCGTGGCTGCGCCGCCTGATCACCCGCGCCATCGCGATCACCCCGGCGATCGTCGTCACGCTGATCTACGGCGAGAGCGGCACGTCGCAGCTCCTGGTGATGAGCCAGGTGGTGCTGAGCCTGCAGCTGCCCTTCGCGGTCATCCCGCTGGTGTGGTTCACCGCCAGCCGCTCGAAGATGGGCGACTTCGTCGCGCCGCGTTGGATGAGCGTCGCGGCGGCCGTCACCGCGGCGATCATCGTCGCGCTCAACATGAAGCTGCTCTACGACTTCGCCAGCGGCCTCTGA